AAGATAAACGGTCATTCAATAAGGATGACAAAAGTTGCAAAGTATTTGGGAATCAGTTTCGGCACTAGACTTAATATCACTCCACATGTCAACTACattgcagataaagctaaaaTACTCTTTAACAAGTTAACAGTAATAGCCAAGGCAAACTGGGGACTAAATCAAAAAAGTATGAACACTATATACAAAGGAACCTTCATCCCCATCATTACATATGCTGCCACAGGATGGGTTGATAAGTTAAATACGCATCACATCAGACGCCTCTTCCAATCTCAGAGACATGCTCTTCTGAGAGTCTCTAAGGCCTATCGTACTATTTCCTCAGATgctctaaatattattaatgctgCCATCCCAGTTGACCTTCTCTTGGAAAGACATAAATGTTACTATCTGCTCCGAACAAATAAGGAATTCTCAATAGGAGAGCTGCACATTATCCCCCCAACAGAACTGccagataaaaaatatatttctaaaattaaacaattaatctcTGGCAAGCACGATGGGAAGCATCCGCCAATGGAAGAACCACTTTCCGTTTCATAGACAACATTTCTGACAGAATCTCATCTTCATGGATATCTCTAAACTATTATTCTACTCAACTAATCTCTGGACATGGCATCATTGGAAACACAatgaaaaaacataaaattactaaAGATGATATATGTGAATGTGGACAAAGGGACTCTGTAGACCACATAATTTTCGAATGCAGTAAACTACATCATCACCGGACTACTCTCATTAGCACCTTGACGGAAAAGCAGATAGCCTGGCCATGCCAATTGAAATGTCTCCTGTCTCAGGATGCGTTTGAAGGTTTCAGAATTTTTGCAATAGCTGTTATGAAACACCGAGAAACAATAGATAGGAGAAGGCAGGATGCATTGTTAAGACCCAGACTTGGGAGACCACCTGGAAGAGCGCTCCCAATACAACTCAGGGGTCTCAGTACACGCTCCCGCACAAGGGTGTGACTTCTTCTTTCCATATGCATCCACCCCCCCCCTCAAACCTCCAAACCTCCTTtccttccccctcccctcctcatcccttccttttctttccCTCCCTCCTACCCTTCCTCAAAACCCATCTGTGACGACGCGGGTTGCAGTAACCCCTTGGGTAACTGTAATTGTCCAGGTGAGTGGTGACTTATGTCACCAAACTCTCGTTTCTACGAGCCCGCAAGGGACCGAGCTTTTGCTGGCGACctcgcctccacgtggcccccgctgtcaaCGCGGCGTGCGGGATTCTACCTCACCTGAGGGGGATCGCGGACGCCGCGACTAAGTGGGTTGCTTCCCTCACGGGACGGTCCTCCCTCTGAATGATCCTTCACGGGTGACAGGGGGGTTTTTCCAAGTCCTCTCTCCCCTCGCAGCTGTTTCTGCACCGACCATCGGTACCTGACATGGGCGTAAGCCTCGTTCAGGAGAGCTTGCCTTTAATTAGGCCTTTGGGCTGTAGAACACTCGTTGTATTCATCATCCTAAGAACGTCCTCGTTAGACGTGTGCGAGACCCACGATATCTTCAGGATCCTGCGGTAGCACCACATTTCAAATGCTTCCAGTTTGTTCAGCATTGTGATTTCTAATACCCATGTCTCGCAACCGTATAATAGGATGGACCACACATAGCGTTTCAGGACCCTCTGACGAATATGCATTGAGAGGATTCTGTTACTTAGGACTGGTCCCCATTTCGCAAATGCCTTACGTGATATTTCAATTCTGGTCATTATCTCTTCATCAGAATCTCCATTTACATTCAACTAGCTTCCAAGATATTTAAAATGGTGCACACGTTCTATTCTTTCACCATCCAGCCAAAGCTGACATTGACCTACATTTACCTTGCCGGCTGCCATCCACTTTGTTTTTGAAATGTTAATTTTGTGGCCCTTCCGGCGGCTTGCTTCGTTGACCAGGTTCACTAATGTTTGGAGGTCTTCTAAGTTCTCTGTGAGAATAGCTGTATCGTCAGCGTACCTGATATTGTTAATAATTCCTCCTCCTACTCTTACTCCCTCCTGTCTGTCCTCTAAAGCCTCCTTAAAGATTTTTTCGGAGTATATATTGAAAAGACCGGGTGACAAAACGCAGCCTTGTCGTACTCCACGTTTAATAGGTAGTCTTTGAGTACGACTGTTCCCTATTTAGATAGAGACTACTTGATTGTAGTACAGATATTTTAGCAGACTTATATCGTAGTGGTCCAGTCCTGCTATTTGTAGGTACTCAAACAGTGTATCGTGTTGTATCCAGTCAAATGCTTTCTCAAAGTCAATGAAGCAGATGTAGACGTCCTTTCTGAATTCACAATTTTTCTGTATGAGAACacgcatgcaaaacaatgccTCTCTGGTTCCCAGACCATTTCTAAACCCAAATTGTTTGTCACCCATTCTACTTTCGCATAGAAGGAATATTCGGTTCTGCAGAATTCGTAAAAATATCTTGAGTGTGTGGCTCATCAAACTGATCAGTCTAAAGTTACTGCATTTGGTGGGTCTGCTTTTCTTTGGTATTGTTATAAACAACGACTCCAACCAATCATCTGGTATTATTCCTTCGTTGTAAATTTTGTTAAAGAAGGCAGTTAAATAGGTGATGTTTTCTTCTTCCAGAAGTTTAAGCAGCTCAGTAGGGATTTGATCTGGTCCAGACACCTTATTATTTTTAGCTTGTTTTATTGCTTTTCTAACCTCTGATTTCAATATACTGGGGCCCCTATCTGTCTCGTTTTCACAAACAGCCTGTGTGTCTATAGCGTCTTCTCGAGCAGCATCGTCAAAAAGGTCGTTGATGTAACGCTCCCATTCCTTACACTGCTGTTCGTGGTCACAGATGTTTCCGTTGGCGTCCCTGAGCAAGTGAGGGTTTTCTGGTTTTCTGCTTCCGGAGGTATATTTAAGTTTCTTGTGGAGATTGAAACTGTCGCGTTTTTTTGGAGGTCTTATATTTGTTATTATCTCTATTTTTATATGTTCGTCGTATTTCCATTAGGTCCAGAATCTCTTGTGTCATCCAATCATTTTTTGTCAGTCTCTTAGGTGTCTTCGGCGACTCTTTTGCTTCTTCTAAAATCACATTATGTATGTTGTGCCAACATTCGTTGATGGTTCTATCTTCGTTtgatatttttgttattttatgcattttttttattaagttcCTGCGATATGTTTTCACGTGCTTGGGGATTTTTGAGGAGGTCGAGACATATCCTGTTGGGTTTGGATGGTTTGGTAAGtttctttaatttaatttctattcTGGAGCAGATTAAATTATGGTTAGAATTTATATCAACACCGAGGTAAGTTTTTACATCTTTAATGTTGTTTCGAAATCGTTGGTTTATCAAAATGTAGTCTATCTGGTTCCGTACTATTCTGCCCTGTTGTCCATCTTGAGGGGACTTCCACGTATACAAGCGTCTTTCTGGAAGTTGAAACCAGGTATTTGCAAAGATAAAGTCAGCTTCTTGGCAGAATTCGATTAGACGTTCACCTCTTTGATTTCTTTCCCCCAAGCCAACATTTCCGGTTATGTTATGCGTTACCATCTGTCCAACTTTAGCATTAAAATCATCCATAAGTATTGTTATTTCATGTTTCTTTGTTATTTTTAGCACTTCTTCTATTTGGTGGTAAAATTCTTCGATTTCGTGTTCATCTTTATCAGCAGTGGGAGCATAAActtgaataatatttatatttacaggtTTGGCATTCAATCGTATTAACATTATTTTGTCTGACAGTGGGACGAAGTTGGTGATATATTTACTAATATGCTGCTTCATAATTATTGACACTCCATTACGGTGCATATGGCCTTGGTTTCCGGAAAAATAAACAGTGTATCCACTTGAATTGTAATTACCTGTGCTCGGCCATCTTGTCTCACTCACTCCCATGATAGCGATATCTAATTTGTTCATCTCAAGGAGTAGATTTCTCAGCTTGCCAGCCTCATATAAGATTGTTACATTCCATGTAGCTATCTTACAGGGGTTTTTCATTTGCAACTTCTGTTTTTATTATACTATCTATCAATTCGTCTGTGAAAAATAGCTTGAAAAACTTGATGTGAGTTGGAACTTGTGGACCTGGGGCTTTTGAAATAGTATTGAATGGTATCCGAGGTGGAATGTCATCAACTTTTGTAACATCTTTCCATTCTGTATTCACATCAATAGTGTCATGTtcatcttcttcatcttcactgTAAATTATATTTGGCattcttcttctctttctaGGAAATATTTCGCTATCACTACTATTGTCACTATCATTCTAGTCTGAAAACATTATGTTTCTCCGATTTTCATTTCTGTCAGTAGAAATACTGAATTCAAACTCGTCGTCACTACTGCTAAtatcattgaaattattaatatcatCGTGTATTATTCTTCCAGAGTTCCAGGCCATATTTTACGGttctaaaaaatattaaataataaactaaACTCAACTCTGTAAAATAACTCCTGCAACGCGCACGCTCTCTTGAAAAATCAAAACAAGACTGAATTTTCATGCGAATAACACAAAAGTACACTTACATAAAAACGGTAAAAGATAACGGAACATAGATAACAAGCAGAAACCTAATTCACAAAAATGACATGGCACAATGTTTAACGCATTACTAGTACATATAACAACAATCAcagcaataaaaataataaatcggTTCTTGCCGCCATATGCGTGGCATTGAACCCAGTAAGTAAAGTACAATGCCGCTCATATGGTGGCATTGgtccgttaagggttaataattgtTGGACAACAACATATCCTAAttcattcttttattatttcttcctTACTTTCGGTTGACTTTGCGCCTTGATAACAAAAAAATCCTAAGCAATACTTTGAAACAGCATCACAAAGCATCCAAAATTTGAACCCCATTTGTGGTGTTTTTGATTAGGAAGGTACTGTTTTATACTTGATTGACAATGAGTACCCACCAGTGATTCATCTACACTCAACTGTGTGTTGGTGCGGTGTATACTGTTCACGAAAAATCTTATTGGCATAATCCACAAAAAAGTTAAACTTTccacatggatcgtaatctgTATGTCCTGGTAGTGCCAAAGTGGTATTGTCAACCAGATGGAAAAACTTTATGATCAATAAAAACCTATCCCTAGGAAACATTTTTCCAAACCCCGATATTTGCCTTGAGCCTGTATTCCAATAAGACATCATTGTTGGACGTCTAGTTTCTAATAAAACAGCAATAAATGCTTTCATTTCCACTATGGTAACAGGTTTCCACCTTTTTGCATGTGAGTTACGCTTCAAAGTTTTGTTGGAACTCAAAAACTGATGAGCGTACCGGATTGTTTTAGTAACAATCGAAAAGAATATGGAGAAATATTCAATTGGTTTTGCATCAGGATCAGGCGGATATTGTGAACCAGGAACCTCCGTAAAATAATCCTTTTCATTCGAATACCGTGAATTCAAATCCAAAAATTCATCAACAGAGGCATGTTCGGTGCAGTTTCCATTTAGTTCATCATCGCTGCTCCTGCTAATAGCTCGTAATCTCTTTTTAGGAATAATAATATCACTTCCGCTATCACTTTCGTTGTTACAAATTTGCACTTGATCATCAGACCAGGATACCGAATCAGTTTCACTCCAAATATTAGGCATTGTTTTCACCGTTATTTAACAGAAAAAAAGAATGTGGATTTGaaatttgtaatattattacaacAATTAAAAATCATATGCTCCGCAAACGCAACGTACTTCACTGGACGCACAAATCCTAATGATTTAGAGCAGCGTTATCACGCTCTTCGCAGTCTTGGCATAAAAAAACAGGAGTGCTATCGCGCTCTTCGCATTTTTGGCACAATAGCGCTCCTCAGCAGTCAAACGGTTAAATATTCCCTGCTGTTGCCCATTTTGGATGCCGAGGACCAAATTGGAGACGCGCACATGACTACAGATTCTACCACTCTGTAGTACAGAGTACGGGCCCAGAAGCTGCCATCTTCTTTGTTGGGCATAATCCTACACAGCATGCCCGCGTATTTCATGGCCTTTCCACTGACGCAATTTATATGTGCCCGGAAACATTGGTTCCCCTCGATGACAACGCCAAGGTAACGCGTTGATTTACACGTGAGGTGGAGGACCTCGATTTCCTTCTTTGCTAGTTCTGGGTGGTTACGATAAAACCACTTCTTAACCCTTTCACAGTGTGGTAAAATTACGAATTCTGGTTCAAAAACTGTCTAGTATTTTCATGTTCGGAAATACTTCGGCatgtaataaaaatgtaataaaacgTGTTTTATATGTACCTTGTTAGCAATTAGTCCGTGTATGATAGATTTTAAAACACGGGATAGATAAGCCGACGTCATAATCCGGGCAGTAGTAGCTTGTTTTCTTCCTCACTCTTTTTCCACTTATTCGTTTCGAACAGCACACTACATAAAGTCTATATGGTTTGGCCTTATTGGCAGTTGGCGCGgaataatatcaataaaatgTCTTTCTGTCAATCGGAGCGGTGTGGGAGTAGAGGAAGGTCTACCGCCTTTGCTCTGGCTTGGTATTTCCTCATGGTATTGTGCTATCTATCAGTTCAAGTCGAAACTGTAAATGGATCATGGTTCTACCTTCCTTTTTATGCAGTATATATGCATTCCAAATGGTTTGGTCAAGAAGGTGTATAAAAATTTTATCATAGTATTTTTTGCCTCTGCATCTTGTTGTGGAGTAATATTTTAGATTCTGGTCGGCCTTGTCTACTCCTCCCATTTTAAAATTGTAATCGGATACAGCCTTTGGAACTATTTTCGTCTCACTGTTTTTCTGTACCGTTGTCATATCTGCGTTGTGAATTGTTGATAATGTTACAACATCCTTCTTATCTTTCCACTTTAGAATGCAGATCTTTCCATCCTGGAGTGTTATTTTGTCCCCTCTTTTCAATTTCAGTTTTTATAGCTGCTGGTGTTTTCTATTTTGCCGTACGGCCCCTTAAATGTCGGTATTGCGTGTGAGTAATATGCTGGCTAATTCGGGTGATGTGTAGTGGTTATTGTTGAgggggttatttgaaataaaagggTGTAGAATGAGACACACgtaaataactatatttaagaaagaagtgAAGGAGACACGGTGAAGAAGCGCACAGTATGAGAGTACGGAAGAACCTGAGAGGCTTGGGCGACAACGCATGTTTTTATACCTGTGTACTCTCAGGTATATGGAAACCCTGCACTTCAGGATGTAGAGGCTTTCCAAGACTCAAGAAATTACTTCTTGCTTCAACAGTTATCCGTAATAATACAGTATCCTTAATCCAATAATGGTTTTACAAGAGTCAGGACGATGCTTGTCGGTTGCGATAAGTTTTTATATTCTTCATTTATAATTGTGCCCTTctcaatatatataatttgataATAGATGTATCCCGCGCTTGCCTCGCAAAGCATGAAGGTATTTATTCCAAATCTGGATCGTTTCAATGGCAAATATTGCTTCCATCCCAATCTgcctttgtataataataaactcTCGTCTACGGAAAAATCTTAGTTTGGTGCAATTGCTGACAAAAGAGCGATTGATACGGTTGAACACAGGCCAAATTTTGTGAAGTTTCGGATTTGGATGATTTGGTGGTATCTTTATGTTGTTGTCTACAAAGTGGAGACAACTTTTCAACAACCGAAATCTGTCGTATGTCATAATATTTCGCACGAACGGTGTGTACATGCTGTGCCGTTTCGATCAGTACCATTCTACTATGGACTTTTGTACTAAGGATTGCAAGATACGCAGTACAAGAAATACGTAAATTTCATTTACGATAGTATCTTGCCATTTGTTGTGCCATGAGTGATTCTCATGTTGCCCTTTGTGGTCACGTGCGGATCTATTTGTCTCGGTTTCAATCAAATGCAGTAAGTCCGGAgagaagaaatattaaaaatagctTCGTATATCGCCGCTGTCATTTCTTACGTGAACGGACGGAGAACTGATGAAATGCATTCTTGGTGGTGGAGGAGGCATATTATTTTCGTAAATTCTTGTAAAATTATATGTCATCGGTTGAGACCGGATTATCACTATCACTGGCATTTATGATTCATCAGTCACTACTATTACTACTCCCTATGTTGGAtaacaaaaatacaattttatataattcacGAAAACGATTTTTAGAACTGATGAAGCACCAAAATCTGGTGTGAAGGATTGTGTGATCGGTTTCTAAGTCGACGGCATACTGAATTGAAAACTAAATCACGTCTCCTTCAGTTAAAATAATCTTAGAAAACAGAGAAAGCAAAGAACCTAGCCATATAGTCTTAGACTAAACAGTTTGAACGCCTTACACTATCCGTGCGTGGCACGGGACAAGCTGAACGGTACTTGATGCTCTGCCCGTGACCGTCACTAGATACACTGTCAATGGGTTAATATTGCTCAAAGCAGTAGCAGACTTACGTTTAACGATCTCAATGACTCTGGCACAGATCATGAGAGCCGCGTTGTCAGCAAAACAACGTTTCCTTTGCTCGCAAAGGAAATCTTGGCTATGTCTTCCTTTGAGGCAGTACTCGAATGCCTTGGCGAAGTTTCATAAAGTGCACAATGGTCGCTAGGCAGGCCGGTAATCAGGACCTGGTTTCTTGGGAATCAAGACCAGTCTTCCGTCCTTCCACGACCGGGGAAAGTATCTAACGGCAAGGCACCTCTTGAAGCGATGTGTAATATGGTCGATAGCGTCCTTCTTCAAGGCCCAATTTATCGGTAACGGAATGTTATCCAGGTTGTAAACGtacattaaccctttgactaCGACAGACTTTGGCATGCACCGGCCGTACAATACGGTACGAATTCACTCGCGATGTCCACTGGGTGCGGCGAAGTTTTTCGTTAGACATGCATTTCTGCAAAATACTGAATTCTATTACATTAAACTAATATTATTTGAAGtgaacattaattttaagctttttttacgatatttaataatcaaatttaataatataataacgtgTGATACATTTCAAAACATGGATGAATACATAATCCtatattacattttttgcaTTCGTAATGTGTATCCTTTCTCTTATCATTTTTTACACACACTACACATTTACGCCTTGCACTTTTCCGAATTGCTGTATTGCTTTCATATAGAACGGAAAATGCTTTGGCGTCAAACGAAAAGGCTCATTGTTAGTATCTTTACCTTTTAATTTATATCCATTAGTTTCTTCTAAGCtgtattttcttaatatttgttttattaaatttaaatgaaatttacgaaatgttaaatttcttccagatacaatataatataaatgtgttaTGTACCTGAGGGTGTTGTGTATACTAACTGTCCCGTATACGGAAAAGTGACTTCCATTGACGACCAACCTAGTATTCCTCAATTATACTAATATGAACTTATAATATGAACTTAACCAAGACTCGACGTGGCCGCACTGCTCTGACCGAACTGACCGAACTGCTCGAACTGACCCGCGGCATCCGATTTTTGCCGCTTATATCGCTCCGGCGGAAACGTCGTCTGTCTTTTCTTCCTTTGTCACCAAGGTGACGGTTACTCCTAAGGGTTTTCCCCGGCCGCCCTAAACGCGCGGCCAGGTAGCCCTGTAGCGGTAGGCGGCCGGTAATTATTTTCCAGCAACATCTGCTGTACCCGTGGGGTTGTTAAAAAAGtcaataaaatcattttcgacTTGCACCGGCCAGGGAAAGTTTATTACTTAGTCCTTGGCCTCTGCAAGCGAATCCTCTAACGATTATTATTGTCACCGGCCGTGTACCGCTATAAAATTGAAAGTTTTTCTAGGCGGGCGCGTAGTTGCAGTACAATGGCTGCTACATCACCCCCGCCCCCCCGCCAGTGATTGTGTATTACATGCACACACACACCC
The sequence above is drawn from the Megalopta genalis isolate 19385.01 unplaced genomic scaffold, iyMegGena1_principal scaffold0075, whole genome shotgun sequence genome and encodes:
- the LOC143261929 gene encoding uncharacterized protein LOC143261929 — translated: MNKLDIAIMGVSETRWPSTVYAPTADKDEHEIEEFYHQIEEVLKITKKHEITILMDDFNAKVGQMVTHNITGNVGLGERNQRERRLYTWKSPQDGQQGRIVRNQIDYILINQRFRNNIKDVKTYLGVDINSNHNLICSRIEIKLKKLTKPSKPNRICLDLLKNPQAQIITNIRPPKKRDSFNLHKKLKYTSGSRKPENPHLLRDANGNICDHEQQCKEWERYINDLFDDAAREDAIDTQAVCENETDRGPSILKSEVRKAIKQAKNNKVSGPDQIPTELLKLLEEENITYLTAFFNKIYNEGIIPDDWLESLFITIPKKSRPTKCSNFRLISLMSHTLKIFLRILQNRIFLLCESRMGDKQFGFRNGLGTREALFCMRVLIQKNCEFRKDVYICFIDFEKAFDWIQHDTLFEYLQIAGLDHYDISLLKYLYYNQEALEDRQEGVRVGGGIINNIRYADDTAILTENLEDLQTLVNLVNEASRRKGHKINISKTKWMAAGKRVLKRYVWSILLYGCETWVLEITMLNKLEAFEMWCYRRILKISWVSHTSNEDVLRMMNTTSVLQPKGLIKGKLS